In the Pseudomonadota bacterium genome, one interval contains:
- a CDS encoding type II toxin-antitoxin system VapC family toxin, translating into MRWLRYRPASKRRRALEAQWSAIGSELVRLPWSDEVSRRFGERKARLEKAGQRMSDFDLAIAVHALAYGLTLVTADRAFERLRLPRESWLA; encoded by the coding sequence TTGAGGTGGCTGCGCTACCGCCCGGCGTCGAAGCGCCGCAGGGCGCTCGAGGCACAGTGGTCCGCGATCGGGTCGGAGCTCGTCCGCCTGCCCTGGAGCGACGAGGTCAGCCGGCGTTTCGGAGAGCGCAAGGCCCGGCTCGAAAAGGCGGGGCAGCGGATGAGCGACTTCGACCTCGCGATCGCGGTACACGCGCTGGCGTACGGCCTTACCCTGGTCACCGCCGACCGAGCCTTCGAGCGGCTGCGGCTCCCTCGGGAGAGCTGGCTGGCCTGA